One genomic window of Vicugna pacos chromosome 18, VicPac4, whole genome shotgun sequence includes the following:
- the HBZ gene encoding hemoglobin subunit zeta: MSLTKAERTIVVSMWGKIATQADVIGMEALERLFSSFPQTKTYFPHFDLHPGSAQLRAHGSKVLAALGDAVKSIDNVAGALSKLSELHAYVLRVDPVNFKLLSHCLLVTVASHFSADFTADAHAAWDKFLSIVSSVLTEKYR; encoded by the exons ATGTCTCTGACCAAGGCTGAGAGGACCATCGTTGTGTCCATGTGGGGCAAGATCGCCACACAGGCGGACGTCATCGGCATGGAGGCCCTGGAAAG GCTCTTCTCCAGCTTCCCGCAGACCAAGACCTACTTCCCGCACTTCGACCTGCATCCAGGCTCCGCGCAGCTGCGCGCGCACGGCTCCAAGGTGCTGGCCGCCTTGGGCGACGCAGTCAAGAGCATCGACAACGTGGCGGGCGCTCTGTCCAAGCTCAGCGAGCTGCACGCCTACGTCTTGCGCGTGGACCCGGTCAACTTCAAG CTCCTGTCCCACTGCCTGCTGGTCACCGTGGCCTCCCACTTCTCCGCCGACTTCACGGCCGACGCCCACGCCGCCTGGGACAAGTTCCTGTCCATCGTGTCCTCCGTTCTGACCGAGAAGTACCGCTGA